The window TGTGGTGGTTGAGGAGCGCTCCCCGGTGGTTGGCCAGGGCTCGGGTGTGGTGGTTGAGGAGCGCTCCCCGGTGGTTAGCCAGGGCTCGGCAGTGGGTGAGCTTGCGCTCCCCGGTGGTTGCGGCGAACTCGGACGCGGCTGGGCCGCGCTCCCCGGTGGTTGAGGAGCGAGCGTCTCGAAACCACCAGATCGATGATCTGCGCCGCCAACTCAAACACCATCCTTGCCACCGATGCCCCGAACGCGAGGAGCACGCTCGCTGGGCCGAGCGCTGGTTCAAACTTCACCGTGACACCGAGACGTTGAGCCGACGCATCGAGCAGCGTACGAACACGGTGGCGCGCACCTTCGACCGCGTCTGCGACGTGCTGGCGTCACTGGACTACCTCACAGCGGCCGAGGGCGATCTTGCCGTGACCGAGCAGGGCAGGCACCTGATGCGCATCTATTCCGAGTGCGACCTGGTCGCCGCGGAGGCGATTCGCACGGGTCTGCTCGACGAACTGCGTCCCAGCGAACTCGCGGGCGCGCTCTCGGTGCTCGCCTTCGAGGCTCGCCGCCCCGATGACAGCAACCCGCGGGTGCCGGGTGGGCGGTTGAAGACTGCGATCGAGGGGCTCGAACGGCTCTGGGGTCAGTTGGCCTCGGTCGAACGCAGCCACAAACTCGACTTCTTGCGCGAACCGGACAGGGGCTTCGCGTGGGCCGCCTATCGCTGGGCGGAGGGCGACGACCTCGACGACGTGCTCGACGTGACCGGGATGCCGGCCGGAGACTTCGTACGCGTGATGAAGCAGTTGGTGGACCTGTGCGGCCAGATCGCCGACGCCACCGGCGAGGACGCATCGTTGCGGGGCACCGCACGCGATGCCCGCGACCTGCTGCGTCGCGGCGTGGTCGCGTACAGCGCCCTCGACTGACCTGTCGCATCTGCTCCGCGAGAGGCCGCCGACCTGTCGCGTTTGCACCGGCTAGCGCGAGGACATCGCCTCGACGACCCGGGCTAGGGGCGATTCGAGATTCCAGCGCTCGCTGAGCTCGAGGAGGCGGGCGTGATCAACCGGCGTGTGCGGCAGACGCGAGTCGTACGACCCCAGGTCGAGGCCGCGTGCCACCGCCACCACCTCGGGTGCCACGGCCAGATAGTCCAGCGCGGCCGAGATCTTGCTGCGTGGTCCAGCGGCCAACTCGGCGGCCGGATCGGACAAAGCCGCGACGATGCCGTCGATGTCCCCGAACTTCCGCAACAGACTGGCCGCGGTCTTCTCCCCGACTCCGGCAACGCCGGGCAACCCATCGGATGCGTCGCCGCGCAGGGTGGCGAAGTCGGCATACTGACGTGCGTCGATGCCGTACTTCTCCCGCACGACGTCATTGGTGATGCGTTCGTGGCGCCCCACGCCGCGGGCGATATAGAGCACGCGCACCTCGCGCTCGTCATCGACCAACTGGAAGAGGTCGCGGTCGCCGGTGACGATGTCGGCCGGCATGGTGGCGGTCGTGGCAAGGGTGCCGATCACGTCATCGGCCTCATAACCATCCGCGCCCACGACGCAGATCCCCAGCGCGACGAGCACGTCGAGGATGATCGGGAGTTGCGCTTCAAGAGGATCAGGCACCTCCTCAATATCGGGTGCCGGCCCCGGGACGACCTGCACGACGCGATGCGCCTTGTAGGAGGGGATCAGGTCTACCCGCCACTGTGGTCGCCAGTCGTTGTCCCACGCACAGACGAGATCCGTCGGTTCGTACTCCTTGACCAGACGGGCAATGAAGTCGATCAGACCGCGCACCGCGTTGACGTTGGTCCCGTCTTTCGCCAGGACTTCCGGAACTCCGTAATAGGCTCGGAAATACATCGAGGCGGTGTCGAGGAGGAGGATGCTAGGCATGCGGGCATCTTGCCAGCCTCAAGCACATCGTCTCAGGGAGCCATCTACGCCAATGCCGCGAAGAGTTGTTGCCGCCGTCCTGGTAGCGCTGGTTTGCACCGTCTTGCCCACGCATGCCACCGCCGACGTGCTGACTGACCCGGTGCGACTGAGCGTCAACGGGCCGGCCCGGCAACTTGCGGCGGGAACCACTGTGGTGCTCCGGGTGCCAAAGGCAGGTTCGCGAACGCTGTTCGCGTGGGATGGGGCACGGGCACGGGTGTCGTACGCCGGAAAGCACGTCTTTGTGAACGCCACCTCTGTCGTGGCCGAGCCCGGCGAGCCGGTGAAGGTGGCTGGCGAGAGCCAGTGGCCGAGGCGAGCGTTGCGCCCTGGTGAGAGTGTTCTGGTGCGATTCGCCACGGCCGCCAGGGTGCAGCTTTCGAAGCCGGATTCGCGATCGGCCCGGCTGGACGGCCCTGCCGTGAAGTTGGACAACAGCATCGCGGGGCGTGAGCACAGGATCCGGGTCAGGATCATTGCTGGCACCTGGGTCTCGTTACAGGGGTACGCACCCCTCAGCGACGATGTCTCCCTACGCAGGGCGAATGGATCCCTGGTGCCGCCGACCGCCGAGAACTTGTGGCCGATCAAAAGGACGGGGACGTACGCCTTCCACGTGCGTCCCGATCGTGCTCGTGCGCGCCTCGCCCAGCTTAAGGTGCGGGTGCGTTCTGCTGTCGAACTGCCGGAGCTCGTGATCGGAGTTCCACGCCCGATCTCGGTCCGCGAACCCGACCGCGTGGTGGTGGCACCGTTCTCATTCCCCGACCCTGCCGGGGAAGCCCGACTCGTGGCAACGGGCTCCACCTTTCCCGGCACTTGGCTCGCCACCATCCAAGCGCGCCATGTGGTGGGCTGCTCGATCCTGGCCGGGTCAACGTGCAATGAGCAGACTTCTGCGTGGATCAACGAACGGCGCTTGGTGTCCGACTGGATCTATCGGCCACCCAACCTCACCAGGGCGTGGGCTGTGGTGCTCACGCCCGAAGCGACCGGCACGATCGAGTTGACAGTTGCGTTCAGGGCGTGGGGAACTCGAGCCGATTAGGCTCACGATCGTGGAGAAGACCGATCGCCAGATCCTGACCTTGCTGGCCGAGGACGGACGGATGTCGTTTACCGACCTCGGAAAGGCGACGGGGCTGTCGACCTCAGCGGTGCACCAACGGGTGAAGCGGCTGGAGGAGCGCGGCCTGATCGTGGGGTATGCCGCGCGTGTGGATCTCGCGGAGATGGGTCTGCCGCTGACCGCGTTCGTGTCGATCACGCCGATCGATGCCGCCCAGCCCGATGACTATCCCGAAAGGCTGCGCGGGATCGAGGCGATCGAATCCTGCTGGTCGGTGGCGGGAGAGGAGTCGTACATCTTGAAGATCCGGGTCGCCAAGCCGACTGATCTGGAAGATCTGTTGGGCCGGATCCGATCCTCGGCCAATGTCAGCACGCGTACGACCATCGTGTTGTCCACGCCTTACGAGGACCGCTCGGTCCTAGGCTGAGCCCGAACTCAACACCCAGACAGGGCCAACTCAACGGGAGGCGGCGGCCCGCACAGCCGCCACGAAAGCGTCCACGTCTGCCTCGGTGGTGTCGAAGGAGCACATCCACCGCCGCTCACCTCGGGAGGCGTCCCAGTCATAGAAGCGGAACTGCGAGCGTACGGTCTCCGCTACCTCGTCGGAGGTGATGGCAAAGACTGCATTGGCCTGCACCGGCTGGGTGATCTCCACACCGGGTACGCCAGCAAGGCCGGCAGCCAGGCGCGCGGCCATCTCGTTCGCGTGCGACGCGGACCGCAACCACAGGTCGTCGCCCCACAGCGCGATCAACTGCGCTGACACAAACCGCATCTTGGAGGCCAGTTGCATGCTGAGTTTGCGCAGGTAGATCAGGCCGTCGGCATGGTCGGACAGCGAGACCACGGCCTCACCGAAGATCAGACCGTTCTTGGTGCCGCCCAAGGACACGATGTCGACGCCCACGTCCGTCGTGATCGCCGAGAGGGGGACCCCGAGAGACGCAGCGGCGTTGGCAATGCGGGATCCGTCCATGTGGACGGCCATGCCGTTCTCGTGTGCGAAATCGGTGATCGCCTCGATCTCGTCAGGGGTATACACCGTGCCGAGTTCGGTGCTCTGAGTGATCGACACCGCGAGCGGCTGGGCCCGGTGTTCGTCGCCCCAGCCCCAGGCCTCCTTGGCGATCAGTTCGGGGGTGAGTTTGCCGGCGGGGGCATAGACCGGGAGCAGTTTCATGCCGCCCATCCGCTCGGGCGCGCCGTTCTCGTCGCAGTGAATGTGCGCGTTCGTCGAGCACACCACCGCACCCCAGCGCGGCAGCAACGACTGCAGGGCCACCACGTTTGCCCCGGTGCCGTTGAAGACCGGGAAGACGTCGACTGGCTGGCCAAAGTGTCCCGCAAGCACCGAGTGCAAGCGTTCGGTGTAGACGTCCTCGCCGTACGCGACCTGGTGACCGTCGTTTGCCTCTGCCAAGGCCGCGAGCACCTCGGGGTGCACGCCGGAGTAGTTGTCGGAGGCGAACGTACGGATCTCGGGGTCGTGCAGCCTGGTCACGCCCGTATTCTTGCGCGACTCGGTCACGAGGCGCCCGTCAGGTCGAGCCGCGCACCATTGATCAGGGCCGCGTCGGCGTCGAGGAGGCGTACGAACTCCTGCGCCAAGTCGCGCACGTCGGTGAACCCGGGGAACTGCTTGTCAGGGTCGGCAGCGCGCATCGCGTCGTGGACGAGCGCCTTGATCACCAGCACCGTCGAGGCAGCGCGCAGATCGGATCCTTGGAAGCTTGGCGAACGAAGCGGCCAACGCCTGCATCCACGTCTCGGATGCGGCCTTGGCCATCGCATAGTTGGCCCCGCCCGGGGTCGGCTTCTTCGCGGCGGTCGCCGACACGATGAACGCACGTCCCGCAGGGGAGGCCACCAGGTCGTCGTGGAACTCGCGCGTCGTGTGCCGCAAGGTGTCGATCAACAGTGTGGACAGGAACTCCCAGTCCTCGTCGGTGTTGGCGGTGAAGCCCTTGCCACCACGCCAGCCGCCGATCAGGTGCACCAAGACGTCCACCGAGCCGTGGTCGGCGCGGATGCGAGCACCCAACTGCGCGGCTCCCTCGCGTGTGGAGACGTCGGCTGCGTACGACGCGACTCCCTCGATAGCGGGCGCTTGAAGGTCGACTGCGCAGACCGTACGCCCGGTGTCGCGGATCGCTTCGACAGCGGCCCGGCCGGCTGCACCACCGGCTCCGACGACCACGACTACGGGCTCGCGACTTGGCTCGACCGCCTGGGGGCTCACGCGGTGATCCCGGCCGTCGACTCGATCACGTCGCCCATCTTCTTGCTGAGAGCCTCGAAGAACATCGACAGCGGGAACTCGTCGTCGAGCACCGCGTCGGTCATCTCCTTGAGCGGTCCGGTGAGGGGCAGCGCGGACTTGCCCTGCGCCCACACCGACGCCGGGTGCGGCTCGACGACCGACGACACCAACTCGTACGCCGCCAGCCAGTGCGAGATCTTCGGTCGGTCGATGGAGCGCCAGTAGAGGTCCTCGATCGCCTCGCCCAACGCGAGCACGTGCTCGGCGACCCGATCCCACTCGATCGTGAGCCGGTTGTCGGTCCAGTGCAGCACCCGCGCCTGGTGCAGCCAGGCGAAGAGCAACTGCCCGCCGAGACCGTCGTAGTTGCGCACTCGCGAACCGGTGATGGAGAAGCGGAAGATCCGGTCGAACAACACGGCGTACTGCACCAGCCGCGCGTGCGGCACGCCTTCGGCCTCCAGTTTCACCGACTCACGGAAGGCGGTGAGATCGCAACGCAACTCCTCCAGCGAATAGAGGAAGTACGGCATCCGCTGCTTGATCATGAAGGGGTCGAACGGGAGGTCACCACGCATGTGGGTGCGGTCGTGGATCAGGTCCCACATCACGAAGGTCTCTTCGGTGAGTGCTTGGTCGGTGAGCATCCGCGCCGCGTCGGGCGGAAGCGCCAAGCGGGTCACCCGAGCCGCCTCGGCGAGCACCCGGCGGAAGCGAGCAGCCTCGCGGTCTTGGAAGATCGCCCCCCACGTGAACTCCGGCACCGCCCGCATCGCCACCGTCTCGGGGAACAGCACGGCCGAGTGCGTGTCGTACCCAGGCGTGAAGTCGAGGAACCGGATCGAGAGGAAGAGCTTGTTGGAGTACGCGCCCGCCTCCAGGTCGGCGATGAACTCGGGCCAGATCACCTCGATCAGCACGGCCTCGAAGAGGCGGTCGGGGGAGCCGTTCTGGGTGTACATCGGGAACAGCACGAGGTGCTTCATTCCGTCACGGCGCTCGGCGGCCGGCGCGAAGGCCACGATCGAGTCGTAGAAGTCGGGGACACCGAACCCGCCGGCAACCCAGGCATCGAGATCCTTGGAGAGGGCAGCGAAGTAGTCGGCATCGTGCGCGAACGTGGGCGCCAGCGAGACCAGGTCGGAGTCGATCCTGGTGACCAGCGCGCGGGCGCGAGCGTGATGTTCGACCGACGGGATCGATCCGTCCTTGATCTGCATCTCGCGCAGTTCCAGCACGGCGTTCTTGAGGTCGAGCCAGGCGGGGTCCATCGCGACGGAGGAACCGGTGCTCTCGACCGTACGACGGCGAGCGGCGTGGAAGATCGCCATCTCCAGCAGTGCGGGGCTGCCGGACGCACCCAGGAGCACAACCCGACCGTCGCCGCACGAGCCGTGGGCCGCGACCACGTTCGCGCCGGCGCGCAGGAGTGCGGTGAATTCTCCGGCGTACGCGGTGTGCGACGTCAGGGCCGAGACGTCGACTCGCGCGAGCAGGTCCTCGTCGGGCCACGCGGTCTCCGCCTGCGCTCGCGTGCAGACACTCGTGGGCGTCACGTGGGCGGTCGCACCCAGCAGGGCGAGTCCCTCGGGAGCTCCCACCGCCACCAGGCCGAGACCGCCGACGACAGCCTGCGCCACCTCGGGCGAGACGGCTGCAGGCGCTCCGACGACGATCACATCGGCGTCGCCGAGCGCCTCGACGACTCGGATCCCACGAGGGGTCAGGGTGTCCCGGATCGACTCGCGGGTGGGCGCGTCGAAACCGAGCATGAGCAGGCGCGGAAAGCGGTTCACGAGGCAGGTTCCTTCGAACGAGCCGGGATGCGACCCCGGCGACAATTACACTGGTTCGAGGCTAACAGCACCGCATGATATGGCTCCAACTCGCGCGCGAGCCGCAAATCTTTCGGAGCAGGCGTACCAGGTGGCAGTCTTCTCCCGTGTCCGCACCCCTTCGCCTCGTCGGTGCTCGCGTGCTCGTGCCCGACGGCGGGCTCACCCCCGCCGACGTCGTCATCACCGGCGACCGGATCGCGCACGTAGGGCCTCCCGGCTCGGGGGAGTCGTACGACTCGGCGACCCGAGTAGACCTGCACGACGCCGTCATCCTCCCGGCGTTCGTCGACGCACACGTGCATACGGTGCAGACCGGGCAAGCACTCGACGGACTCGACCTGACGGGGATCGCCTCGCGGGAGGCGACACTGGATGCCGTCGCAGCACACGTACGCCACGCGCCACGCCAGCGCGTGCATGTCGCTGCCGGTTGGGACGAGACCCTGTGGGCAGACCCGATGCCGCTGGCCGCGTCGGAGTTGGAGCGCGCCGCTCCTGGCGTCGCGATCCTGCTGTCGCGCATCGACGGGCACAGCGCGGTCGCATCGGCACCGTTGTTGGATCTGGTGCCTCGCGCTCGTACCGCCGACGGC of the Nocardioides sp. genome contains:
- a CDS encoding Lrp/AsnC family transcriptional regulator, encoding MEKTDRQILTLLAEDGRMSFTDLGKATGLSTSAVHQRVKRLEERGLIVGYAARVDLAEMGLPLTAFVSITPIDAAQPDDYPERLRGIEAIESCWSVAGEESYILKIRVAKPTDLEDLLGRIRSSANVSTRTTIVLSTPYEDRSVLG
- a CDS encoding DUF6421 family protein; translation: MNRFPRLLMLGFDAPTRESIRDTLTPRGIRVVEALGDADVIVVGAPAAVSPEVAQAVVGGLGLVAVGAPEGLALLGATAHVTPTSVCTRAQAETAWPDEDLLARVDVSALTSHTAYAGEFTALLRAGANVVAAHGSCGDGRVVLLGASGSPALLEMAIFHAARRRTVESTGSSVAMDPAWLDLKNAVLELREMQIKDGSIPSVEHHARARALVTRIDSDLVSLAPTFAHDADYFAALSKDLDAWVAGGFGVPDFYDSIVAFAPAAERRDGMKHLVLFPMYTQNGSPDRLFEAVLIEVIWPEFIADLEAGAYSNKLFLSIRFLDFTPGYDTHSAVLFPETVAMRAVPEFTWGAIFQDREAARFRRVLAEAARVTRLALPPDAARMLTDQALTEETFVMWDLIHDRTHMRGDLPFDPFMIKQRMPYFLYSLEELRCDLTAFRESVKLEAEGVPHARLVQYAVLFDRIFRFSITGSRVRNYDGLGGQLLFAWLHQARVLHWTDNRLTIEWDRVAEHVLALGEAIEDLYWRSIDRPKISHWLAAYELVSSVVEPHPASVWAQGKSALPLTGPLKEMTDAVLDDEFPLSMFFEALSKKMGDVIESTAGITA
- a CDS encoding 5'-3' exonuclease, with the protein product MPSILLLDTASMYFRAYYGVPEVLAKDGTNVNAVRGLIDFIARLVKEYEPTDLVCAWDNDWRPQWRVDLIPSYKAHRVVQVVPGPAPDIEEVPDPLEAQLPIILDVLVALGICVVGADGYEADDVIGTLATTATMPADIVTGDRDLFQLVDDEREVRVLYIARGVGRHERITNDVVREKYGIDARQYADFATLRGDASDGLPGVAGVGEKTAASLLRKFGDIDGIVAALSDPAAELAAGPRSKISAALDYLAVAPEVVAVARGLDLGSYDSRLPHTPVDHARLLELSERWNLESPLARVVEAMSSR
- a CDS encoding SDR family oxidoreductase, with protein sequence MSPQAVEPSREPVVVVVGAGGAAGRAAVEAIRDTGRTVCAVDLQAPAIEGVASYAADVSTREGAAQLGARIRADHGSVDVLVHLIGGWRGGKGFTANTDEDWEFLSTLLIDTLRHTTREFHDDLVASPAGRAFIVSATAAKKPTPGGANYAMAKAASETWMQALAASFAKLPRIRSARCLDGAGDQGARPRRDARCRP
- a CDS encoding low specificity L-threonine aldolase produces the protein MTRLHDPEIRTFASDNYSGVHPEVLAALAEANDGHQVAYGEDVYTERLHSVLAGHFGQPVDVFPVFNGTGANVVALQSLLPRWGAVVCSTNAHIHCDENGAPERMGGMKLLPVYAPAGKLTPELIAKEAWGWGDEHRAQPLAVSITQSTELGTVYTPDEIEAITDFAHENGMAVHMDGSRIANAAASLGVPLSAITTDVGVDIVSLGGTKNGLIFGEAVVSLSDHADGLIYLRKLSMQLASKMRFVSAQLIALWGDDLWLRSASHANEMAARLAAGLAGVPGVEITQPVQANAVFAITSDEVAETVRSQFRFYDWDASRGERRWMCSFDTTEADVDAFVAAVRAAASR